From Sulfurovum zhangzhouensis, one genomic window encodes:
- a CDS encoding carboxypeptidase regulatory-like domain-containing protein has protein sequence MKKLLHILLLVIVPLAAIASEGERGTLSVLLFSDGKPLVGNEVKIDGKLFFQTDKDGTVMVPLTTGRHQLEIVGKSESGQNLGYFKKPIEIKKNRNTEVIATLSKTGADSIDIDIPVAVAASEKRKDEIATGEGKLVGTILSSEGNTPIAGARIFVRGTSVDVRSDENGRFAATVPSGKSLSISVVHSAYSAQTIGGIVVKKDGVTSKSIKLTPASMELEEFVVLAPKIEGSLADVMQEEKKSSAVTNILGSEEMSKKGDSDAASALKRVTGVTLVDGKSIYVRGLGDRYSNIEMNSMPLPSPDPTKRVVPLDIFPSGVISSLKVQKSGTADIPASFGGGYVDIRTKDNISDDYIKVSMGLKANSYTGDNVIGYQGSSTDWTGFDNGYREISQDLLDLTDVVVGESPISFTTRYFLREDLSRFMQEYVGDRKYNLTNDPLPFGGSIGAEVSQHYDIDDENKITVFANYDYSQDHQYREEQLYKYAINQTIPDNPDAAPEDRIYSTLNDLPSNSGVALRSSSEYSQAGIFNVGYTFADVLNLKYTKLYTHTGLKGTKLSIGEFGSNQNEIFSYYDLEWEERTLQADQINGDFAYELFNKKNAFSFGLESAQAELNQPNNYRYIYVDDDGLDSGAPAYLQKTSNQFAKRLVSDDKVQAYYLKNKFFVDLFSEEDYIDIGYSSSNKKRKSKMNSLGIKINGDETEFTDDIDTIYDEYVRPDIWFDDRRFTLENYTQAKNYFDANVDESSLYLSTFLKPTSALDVLVGVRQVNVEQTTTSYYLYSRREHPGEDYDPSKNNTYQKYDRTLELNNELFPSASLKYSFNEENTLDAAYSKTYILPDLREASSGIYSHPYEIADVKGNPDLKNTIINSYDLKYSHYFSDTESIKLGLFYKKLDDPIEDTQESSSSLPIYSFQNSKSATIKGIEIDGRKRLDFLHRFLSDFYLSGNFTYADSKVTLSDDQKEKLSTDGRQLQGLSKTVLNVALSYEQNQRSFTLAYNKMGARIRKVGLKDFESGILAYPDYMEDPASLLDFIWIENFTNGLSLKLKLGNLLNEETVWYQQDQDHAYKTFKKGRDFKASVSFKY, from the coding sequence ATGAAAAAATTATTGCATATATTACTGTTGGTGATCGTACCTTTAGCTGCTATCGCTAGTGAAGGAGAAAGAGGTACACTTTCAGTATTGCTATTTAGCGACGGAAAGCCACTGGTTGGTAACGAAGTAAAAATAGACGGTAAACTCTTTTTCCAAACGGATAAAGACGGTACTGTGATGGTACCTCTTACTACCGGAAGACATCAGCTTGAGATCGTTGGAAAAAGTGAGAGCGGCCAAAACCTTGGATACTTCAAAAAACCTATTGAAATCAAAAAAAATAGAAATACCGAAGTGATCGCAACACTCTCAAAAACAGGTGCGGATAGTATCGATATCGATATACCGGTGGCTGTAGCTGCTTCCGAAAAAAGAAAAGATGAGATAGCGACAGGAGAAGGAAAACTTGTAGGTACGATACTCTCTTCGGAAGGAAATACGCCTATTGCAGGGGCTAGAATTTTTGTACGTGGTACATCTGTAGATGTGAGAAGTGATGAAAATGGTCGTTTTGCTGCTACGGTGCCTTCAGGTAAGAGTTTGAGTATTTCGGTAGTTCACTCAGCATATAGTGCACAAACGATTGGCGGTATTGTAGTGAAAAAGGACGGTGTGACTTCCAAAAGCATCAAGTTGACACCGGCAAGTATGGAGCTTGAAGAGTTTGTCGTACTTGCACCGAAAATCGAAGGAAGTCTTGCGGATGTGATGCAAGAAGAGAAAAAGAGCAGTGCCGTGACCAATATTTTGGGGTCTGAAGAGATGTCAAAAAAAGGTGACAGTGATGCGGCAAGTGCACTAAAAAGAGTTACAGGTGTTACGCTTGTAGACGGGAAAAGTATCTATGTACGCGGTTTGGGTGACAGATATTCAAACATTGAGATGAACTCAATGCCGCTTCCTTCACCGGACCCTACCAAAAGAGTTGTTCCTTTGGATATCTTCCCATCAGGTGTTATCAGTTCGTTGAAAGTACAAAAGAGCGGTACTGCAGATATCCCTGCAAGTTTCGGGGGTGGATATGTGGATATCAGAACGAAAGACAATATCAGTGATGACTATATTAAAGTCTCTATGGGGCTGAAAGCAAACAGCTATACCGGAGATAATGTGATCGGTTATCAGGGAAGCAGCACTGACTGGACGGGATTTGATAACGGTTATAGAGAGATCAGCCAGGATTTGTTGGATCTTACTGATGTAGTTGTCGGAGAAAGTCCTATTTCATTCACAACCAGATACTTTCTTAGAGAAGATCTCTCAAGATTTATGCAGGAGTATGTAGGCGACAGAAAATACAACCTTACAAACGATCCATTACCGTTTGGCGGTAGTATCGGGGCAGAAGTATCACAGCATTATGATATCGATGATGAAAATAAAATTACCGTATTTGCAAACTATGACTATTCTCAGGATCACCAGTATCGTGAAGAGCAGCTTTATAAATATGCAATAAACCAGACGATACCAGATAATCCGGATGCTGCACCAGAGGACCGTATCTATAGTACTTTAAATGATTTGCCTAGTAACAGCGGGGTTGCACTCAGATCAAGCTCTGAATACTCTCAGGCAGGTATATTCAATGTAGGTTATACATTTGCAGATGTATTGAATCTCAAATATACCAAGTTATATACACATACAGGTCTCAAAGGAACCAAACTAAGTATAGGAGAGTTTGGGTCAAATCAAAATGAGATCTTCAGTTATTATGACCTGGAGTGGGAAGAGAGAACTCTTCAGGCCGATCAGATCAACGGTGACTTTGCTTATGAACTTTTTAACAAAAAGAATGCATTTAGTTTTGGATTGGAAAGTGCACAAGCTGAATTGAACCAGCCGAACAACTATAGATATATCTATGTAGATGATGATGGTCTGGATAGCGGTGCACCTGCGTACCTTCAGAAGACATCAAACCAGTTTGCAAAAAGGTTGGTTTCTGATGATAAAGTACAGGCATACTATCTAAAGAACAAATTCTTTGTCGATCTTTTCAGTGAAGAGGACTACATTGATATCGGTTATTCAAGCAGTAACAAAAAAAGAAAATCAAAGATGAACTCGCTTGGTATCAAGATCAATGGAGATGAAACAGAGTTTACAGATGACATTGATACGATCTATGATGAGTACGTACGTCCTGATATATGGTTTGATGACAGACGTTTCACGCTGGAAAACTATACACAGGCAAAGAACTATTTTGATGCTAATGTGGATGAATCAAGTCTGTATCTTAGTACCTTCTTAAAGCCGACTAGTGCTCTGGATGTGTTGGTCGGTGTACGTCAGGTGAATGTAGAGCAAACTACCACTTCATACTATTTGTATAGCAGAAGAGAACACCCGGGTGAAGACTATGATCCGAGTAAAAACAATACTTATCAAAAGTATGACCGTACCCTTGAGCTGAATAATGAACTTTTTCCGAGTGCTTCTTTAAAATATTCGTTTAATGAAGAGAATACTTTGGATGCAGCATATTCAAAAACCTATATTCTTCCAGACTTGAGAGAAGCGTCAAGCGGGATTTACTCACATCCTTATGAGATCGCAGATGTAAAAGGTAACCCGGATTTGAAGAATACGATCATCAACAGTTATGATCTTAAATACAGCCACTATTTCTCTGATACTGAGAGTATAAAGCTTGGTCTGTTCTATAAAAAACTGGATGATCCTATCGAAGATACACAGGAAAGTTCATCATCACTCCCGATATACTCTTTCCAGAACTCAAAAAGTGCTACGATCAAAGGTATCGAGATTGACGGAAGAAAAAGACTGGACTTTTTGCATAGATTCCTGAGCGATTTCTATCTATCCGGTAACTTTACCTATGCTGATTCTAAAGTGACCCTGAGTGACGATCAGAAAGAAAAGTTGAGTACGGATGGCAGACAGCTGCAGGGGCTTTCCAAAACGGTGCTTAACGTAGCACTTTCTTATGAACAGAATCAAAGAAGTTTTACGTTGGCATATAACAAGATGGGAGCAAGGATCAGAAAAGTCGGTCTGAAAGATTTTGAATCAGGTATCTTGGCATATCCTGATTATATGGAAGATCCTGCTTCACTGCTTGACTTTATATGGATAGAAAATTTCACTAATGGTCTTAGCCTGAAACTGAAGCTTGGAAACTTGTTGAATGAAGAGACTGTATGGTATCAGCAAGATCAGGACCATGCATATAAGACATTTAAAAAAGGTAGAGACTTTAAAGCTTCTGTATCGTTCAAATATTAA
- a CDS encoding putative porin yields MKKIVLSLVALATILTASETEEVSSSESSFLDRIHFKGDMRLRYESIERDDKSNTYRTRYRLRLFTDIDLADNLLLETAVISGKDNPTSGNVTFRDDEPWSDYFFDVLELKILDIAYKFDNSTIKAGKQAYMMYRPIKSQLVWDNDVLLEGVNYNYTDNTNMVTLGVNQLHRRENEATSTGDINLFLAQYVLSTKLESSTLNIGAGFYYYDGIKGNSTPYAAGALGNTLVSGFYANDYHILEGFGELKFKDVLGKPFEIAASVAYNTAADDNNFGYDIGVQLGKAKNIGEWQVKYSYTDIEADAVFAAHSDSDNFGGGSAAKGHAIRTKYVFSKHVDIAGTFFFNTLYASKSATGVEADYERVQLDAIIKF; encoded by the coding sequence ATGAAAAAAATTGTTTTATCATTGGTAGCATTAGCAACGATATTAACAGCAAGTGAAACAGAAGAAGTTTCTAGTAGTGAAAGTAGTTTTCTTGATAGAATTCATTTCAAAGGTGATATGAGATTAAGATACGAGAGTATTGAAAGAGATGACAAAAGTAATACATATAGAACGAGATATCGTTTAAGATTATTTACAGACATAGACCTTGCAGATAATCTTTTGCTTGAAACAGCTGTCATTAGCGGCAAAGATAATCCAACTTCGGGAAATGTTACCTTTAGAGATGACGAGCCTTGGTCAGATTATTTTTTTGATGTACTTGAACTCAAAATTTTAGATATTGCTTATAAGTTTGATAACTCTACTATTAAAGCAGGTAAGCAGGCATACATGATGTATAGACCTATTAAGTCACAACTTGTCTGGGATAATGATGTGCTTTTAGAGGGTGTGAACTATAACTATACAGACAATACAAATATGGTAACCTTGGGTGTAAACCAGCTACATAGAAGAGAGAATGAAGCGACTAGCACAGGGGATATCAATCTCTTCTTAGCGCAATATGTACTCTCAACAAAGCTCGAAAGCTCAACTCTCAATATTGGTGCTGGTTTCTACTACTATGATGGAATAAAAGGTAATTCAACCCCTTATGCAGCTGGTGCACTTGGAAACACACTTGTTAGTGGTTTTTATGCTAATGATTATCATATTTTAGAAGGGTTTGGTGAGCTAAAGTTTAAAGATGTACTTGGTAAACCATTTGAAATCGCAGCATCCGTAGCATATAACACGGCCGCAGATGACAATAACTTCGGATATGACATAGGCGTTCAGCTGGGAAAAGCTAAAAATATTGGTGAATGGCAAGTAAAATACTCTTATACGGACATAGAAGCAGATGCCGTTTTTGCGGCACACAGTGACTCAGATAATTTTGGTGGTGGTTCAGCTGCTAAAGGTCATGCTATTAGAACAAAATACGTATTTTCAAAACATGTAGACATCGCTGGTACTTTTTTCTTCAATACACTCTATGCAAGTAAAAGTGCAACAGGAGTAGAGGCAGACTACGAGCGTGTACAGTTGGATGCAATTATCAAATTCTAG